In Anaerolineales bacterium, the following are encoded in one genomic region:
- a CDS encoding FkbM family methyltransferase has product MPNMARKILQIRKLLQALSNSLWRKALRHGVVPSVEHTKVLQGLPEIKCVVDVGANRGQFALLARKFWPNAILFSFEPLSEPVELFRKIFYGDGRAHIYLNAIGTAKGNMLMHVSKADDSSSLLPITDLQAEIFPGTEEREQREVRVLPLGAVLTSAQIEKPALLKIDVQGSELNAINGSQTLIQCFEYLYVECSFMELYEGQATVNQVFLTILKEGFSLISIHNLTHDKFGRAIQADFLFKRGTDGRQ; this is encoded by the coding sequence ATGCCCAACATGGCGAGAAAAATACTCCAAATTCGCAAGCTTTTACAGGCCTTGAGTAATTCTTTGTGGCGCAAGGCACTTCGGCATGGCGTTGTCCCATCTGTAGAGCACACAAAGGTTCTTCAGGGGCTTCCAGAAATTAAATGTGTAGTAGATGTCGGAGCGAATCGGGGGCAGTTTGCGTTGTTGGCTCGGAAATTTTGGCCGAATGCAATTCTCTTCTCTTTTGAACCACTAAGTGAACCTGTAGAATTGTTTCGTAAAATTTTTTATGGCGATGGCCGCGCGCATATTTATCTGAATGCCATTGGTACTGCGAAAGGTAATATGCTCATGCATGTATCTAAAGCAGATGATTCTTCTTCGCTGCTCCCAATTACTGATTTGCAGGCAGAAATATTTCCAGGAACAGAAGAAAGAGAGCAACGCGAAGTACGGGTGCTTCCGTTAGGCGCCGTGTTAACTTCAGCTCAAATTGAGAAACCAGCTCTCCTCAAGATAGATGTTCAGGGCTCTGAGCTAAATGCGATTAACGGCAGCCAGACTCTTATACAGTGCTTTGAGTATCTTTATGTTGAATGTTCTTTCATGGAACTGTATGAAGGACAGGCTACTGTCAATCAAGTATTTTTAACAATCTTGAAAGAGGGCTTTTCTTTAATAAGTATTCACAACCTCACCCATGATAAGTTCGGCCGCGCAATTCAAGCTGACTTTTTGTTTAAACGGGGGACTGATGGGAGACAATAG
- a CDS encoding glycosyltransferase, protein MAPVFIALAENNLFAIDVFCGPIPKDMGFVNLQPQDSTVIRFHQGLTNSLFGRIKSNLHFLSFLYQKKPDIVLAWVDTKKASFWFTLLLGKLLRIPVFSRGHGAFKRRKAKLLHQIAYQLILRLSHSYVCYTIGVKQSLMSWTHNPQKLLVDHNSMHNGYPILPAQKHGQEQGLLYLGRLRGNCGIEILIDAVKKYNSENAVQVDLHIIGGGPLSGYVKNQLKHVPQIHYYGELFDQEKISIISKACRWGVGPGFMGLNVVHMMSLSLPVLTHCQLDLHMGPEPEYLKHQRNGWLMPEQNSIDGLLSAVNSIWDLSPEETKKMQSNAFKTYQMLSAPPYYERLARILLEEADIDSLLDEGQWSF, encoded by the coding sequence TTGGCTCCTGTGTTTATTGCCTTGGCTGAAAACAATTTGTTTGCAATTGATGTATTTTGTGGCCCAATTCCCAAAGATATGGGATTTGTTAATCTTCAGCCTCAAGATTCTACTGTTATTCGATTTCATCAGGGTTTGACGAACTCCTTGTTTGGTAGAATAAAATCTAATCTGCATTTTCTGTCATTTCTTTATCAAAAAAAACCAGACATCGTACTTGCATGGGTGGACACAAAAAAAGCTAGTTTTTGGTTTACTTTGTTGCTTGGGAAATTACTTCGCATACCAGTGTTCTCAAGGGGGCATGGGGCCTTCAAAAGAAGGAAGGCGAAGCTCTTGCATCAAATCGCTTATCAACTTATCCTGAGACTGTCTCATTCGTATGTTTGTTATACAATCGGCGTCAAACAGAGTCTGATGTCATGGACACATAATCCCCAAAAACTGTTGGTTGATCATAATTCGATGCACAACGGTTACCCGATTCTGCCTGCTCAAAAGCATGGACAAGAACAAGGGCTACTTTATCTCGGTAGACTTCGCGGCAATTGTGGTATAGAAATCTTGATTGATGCCGTAAAAAAATATAACAGTGAAAATGCAGTACAAGTTGATTTGCACATTATCGGGGGCGGTCCACTGTCAGGTTATGTTAAGAATCAGCTTAAACATGTTCCTCAAATTCACTATTATGGAGAGCTATTTGATCAGGAGAAGATTTCAATAATATCAAAGGCTTGTCGCTGGGGCGTTGGCCCTGGGTTTATGGGCTTAAATGTTGTCCATATGATGTCATTGAGTCTCCCTGTTTTGACGCATTGTCAGTTGGACTTGCACATGGGGCCAGAGCCCGAATATTTAAAGCATCAGAGAAATGGTTGGCTAATGCCAGAACAAAATTCTATCGATGGCTTGCTGTCAGCAGTAAATTCGATATGGGATCTGAGTCCGGAAGAGACAAAGAAGATGCAATCGAATGCATTCAAGACCTATCAAATGCTATCCGCGCCTCCATACTATGAAAGACTAGCCCGTATTCTGTTAGAAGAAGCTGATATCGACTCTTTATTAGATGAAGGTCAGTGGTCATTTTGA
- a CDS encoding glycosyltransferase family 4 protein: MRNKKRILIHDYGGFSFIFQLSHTLASRGYEVIHVYCDSNNKTGFIGRDSLPSTVKLVKLGVTGGLKKDRFFLRWIQENQYANKLISVIKLYKPDIVFSANSPLDVQRRLASSCKKHNAKFVYWLQDLIGIATHKVLTQKLGWLGKLIAAYYIGVEKRSLLFSDAIIAISPNFSIYLRKLGIDKKKVFFIPNWAPLNEVRLIGKANTWSQKHGYLDKFCFVYTGSLGFKHDLGVIVDLAERIAKYSNAKIIIVGGGAGFEWVKNNIVNQHKNIEVHRYQSIEQYAEVLATADVLFGFISSDASQFAVPSKILSYLCAQKPILYLIPPDNYAAKVLVRSRAGLVIPPSRVDLFLNAAERMIKGETLALDLVKSYEFAKRHFEINKVFERFQKMLTSLGEEN, encoded by the coding sequence TTGAGAAACAAGAAGAGAATACTAATTCACGATTACGGCGGTTTTTCTTTTATATTTCAGTTATCTCACACGTTAGCCTCTCGAGGTTATGAAGTCATCCATGTCTACTGTGACTCAAATAATAAAACTGGCTTTATAGGCCGAGACAGCCTGCCAAGCACGGTGAAGCTTGTGAAACTAGGTGTGACTGGAGGCTTGAAAAAGGACCGTTTTTTTTTGCGGTGGATCCAAGAAAACCAATATGCCAACAAGTTGATAAGTGTTATCAAGTTGTATAAGCCTGATATTGTCTTCTCTGCAAATTCTCCACTTGATGTTCAGCGTCGTCTAGCTTCCTCTTGTAAGAAGCATAATGCTAAATTTGTTTATTGGCTACAAGACTTGATTGGGATAGCTACACATAAAGTTCTCACGCAGAAACTAGGGTGGCTTGGAAAACTTATAGCTGCGTATTATATAGGCGTTGAAAAGCGTAGCCTCTTGTTTAGTGATGCCATTATTGCCATTTCTCCAAACTTTAGTATTTATCTGAGAAAGTTGGGTATTGATAAGAAGAAGGTATTCTTTATTCCCAATTGGGCCCCCCTTAATGAAGTACGTTTAATAGGTAAGGCAAATACTTGGTCGCAGAAGCACGGTTATTTGGATAAGTTTTGCTTTGTATATACAGGCAGCTTGGGCTTCAAACACGATTTAGGGGTGATTGTTGACTTGGCCGAACGTATTGCGAAGTATAGTAATGCTAAGATAATTATTGTTGGTGGTGGGGCTGGATTTGAATGGGTTAAAAACAATATCGTCAATCAGCACAAAAATATTGAAGTGCATCGCTATCAGTCTATAGAACAGTATGCTGAAGTATTAGCGACAGCCGATGTGCTTTTTGGATTTATTTCTTCGGATGCAAGCCAATTCGCGGTGCCTTCTAAAATTCTGAGTTATCTTTGTGCTCAGAAACCGATTTTGTATCTTATACCCCCTGATAACTATGCTGCAAAAGTGCTTGTTAGGAGTAGGGCCGGCCTGGTGATTCCGCCTTCTCGGGTAGATCTTTTCCTGAATGCGGCTGAGAGAATGATTAAAGGTGAAACATTGGCTCTGGATCTTGTCAAGAGCTATGAATTTGCTAAAAGACATTTTGAGATAAACAAGGTATTTGAAAGGTTTCAAAAGATGCTCACTAGCCTGGGCGAGGAAAACTAG
- a CDS encoding O-antigen ligase family protein, with protein sequence MLSKGLFIGGTTVLCFNFVRVFGLSISDWLFFATLVLVFSETLFSNSVEASFWYRNKFIGPAVLVFLGATISLVHSKSIPIAITELVQQIFVVTIFVSLIWILVQRGFSEAIVMALVISGFLASVVGVVDFISGSRIGPIISATPEIQLWGRYAGPLGHPNKFGYFLVLSAILTMAQSFRPDSTLARRILLGCALLVQVIGVFISGSVTAYLGFAFALLGMLIAFGTSRLFATLFWGVTQFLAVIALIWVSWNMFQPPRNFAVGFDLPNLGGSAIQRVQGITADSRLLLIKEAMRQIFPVPFIGAGYDQLSTSGIGSFLREIDGTVHNVFLQILYTGGIFAFVGWVAIHLQVGIYSISILHKDKNRTTSYMVLGLAIAVLSMFVMDQFQDSIYHREKWLVIGLLVGHVWRMPKLNDAKSRLVLPA encoded by the coding sequence ATGTTGAGCAAGGGCCTATTTATCGGTGGAACTACTGTTTTGTGTTTTAATTTTGTCAGGGTTTTTGGCTTGTCGATCTCTGATTGGCTATTTTTTGCAACATTAGTTTTAGTGTTCTCTGAAACATTGTTTTCAAACAGCGTAGAAGCCAGTTTCTGGTATAGGAATAAATTTATTGGACCGGCTGTTTTGGTCTTCTTGGGTGCAACAATTTCGCTTGTGCATTCTAAGAGCATACCCATTGCTATAACGGAATTAGTTCAGCAGATATTTGTCGTAACAATCTTTGTCTCTCTGATATGGATTCTGGTGCAGCGCGGTTTCTCCGAGGCCATCGTAATGGCCCTCGTGATTTCAGGCTTCTTGGCTAGCGTGGTAGGTGTGGTCGATTTTATCTCTGGTAGCAGGATCGGACCAATTATTTCTGCAACACCTGAAATCCAGCTCTGGGGTCGGTATGCTGGACCATTAGGGCACCCTAACAAGTTTGGCTACTTTCTCGTCTTATCCGCGATATTGACGATGGCCCAATCTTTTAGACCCGATTCTACTTTGGCACGAAGGATATTACTTGGTTGTGCTTTACTTGTGCAAGTTATCGGGGTGTTCATAAGCGGATCCGTTACTGCCTACCTTGGATTCGCTTTTGCTCTTTTGGGAATGCTCATTGCATTTGGTACGTCTAGACTCTTCGCTACGCTCTTCTGGGGAGTAACACAATTTCTGGCGGTCATTGCGTTGATTTGGGTTTCTTGGAATATGTTCCAACCCCCCAGAAATTTTGCTGTTGGTTTTGATTTGCCGAATTTGGGCGGTTCTGCGATCCAAAGAGTTCAAGGCATAACTGCAGATTCGAGGCTCCTTCTTATTAAAGAGGCAATGAGGCAGATATTTCCTGTGCCCTTTATTGGTGCTGGTTACGATCAGCTTTCGACATCAGGGATTGGTAGCTTTCTCAGGGAAATTGATGGAACCGTTCATAACGTATTTTTACAGATTCTTTATACGGGCGGTATTTTCGCCTTTGTGGGATGGGTTGCTATACATCTACAGGTGGGTATCTATTCGATATCAATCCTGCATAAAGATAAAAATAGAACTACATCTTACATGGTTCTCGGACTTGCTATTGCCGTCCTGTCCATGTTTGTCATGGATCAATTTCAAGATAGTATTTACCATCGAGAGAAATGGCTGGTAATTGGTTTATTGGTTGGCCATGTTTGGCGCATGCCTAAGTTAAACGATGCGAAATCTCGCCTTGTCCTGCCTGCCTAA
- a CDS encoding polysaccharide biosynthesis tyrosine autokinase yields MLNQQSGDFNYRLYLGVLRKKIHIPLLIAMLLALFAYIVSNLVTPWFEAKTTILVNEQTTVATNEYNAILTSERLARTYSELLLARPLLETLRAEFGLGEELETLKSSIRILPIPNTQLIEIRVLNRDSELAALIANSLVEQFVIENRAMQQSRFVESKTTLEHQIAEQQQFVNQIQLALGALDETEETQAERSRLEGLLSQYRQSYAQLLQSYEQLRLAEAQGTSNLFHVDPAIPPTSPVSPDKALNTILAGVAGLVLTIGILFLQVALDNSIKDTDDVKNALGLTVLSLIGKEEDSNSVITLTDPRSPVAEAFRSLRTSVQFSAVDNHLKTIVITSPSQGEGKTTVAANLAVVMSQLGAETILIDADLRRPRQHKLFALSNKKGLSNLFVAINKEIPKAILSQLQGTKRADLKVLASGGIPPNPSELISSKRMMSILDAASEKASLVIIDAPPVLPVTDAIVLAQKADGVIVVMIPGKTTLPMAKQTIENLRRVNANILGVVFNNADLNSAYFSAYRNGYQYLYDQES; encoded by the coding sequence ATGTTGAATCAGCAAAGTGGCGATTTTAACTACAGGCTGTATCTTGGTGTTTTGCGTAAAAAGATACATATTCCTCTGCTTATAGCCATGCTATTGGCACTTTTTGCCTACATAGTTAGCAATTTAGTTACTCCCTGGTTCGAGGCCAAGACAACGATTTTGGTAAATGAACAGACAACAGTTGCAACAAACGAATATAACGCAATTCTTACGAGCGAGCGTTTGGCACGTACTTATTCTGAGCTTCTTCTTGCTAGGCCACTGTTAGAAACCTTGCGGGCAGAATTTGGGCTAGGAGAGGAACTTGAGACCCTAAAAAGCAGTATTCGCATTCTCCCAATACCCAATACTCAGCTAATTGAGATCAGGGTTTTAAACAGAGATTCTGAGCTTGCAGCTCTAATAGCCAATTCATTAGTGGAACAGTTTGTTATTGAAAACAGAGCCATGCAGCAATCAAGATTTGTCGAATCAAAAACTACTCTTGAGCATCAAATTGCCGAGCAGCAGCAATTTGTGAATCAAATTCAACTAGCCCTTGGTGCTCTTGATGAAACTGAAGAAACTCAAGCTGAAAGGTCTCGCCTGGAAGGACTGCTCAGCCAATATCGTCAGTCGTACGCACAGTTGTTACAGAGCTATGAGCAGCTTAGGCTTGCAGAGGCTCAAGGGACTTCCAACCTATTTCACGTTGACCCTGCGATCCCCCCTACAAGCCCGGTTAGTCCTGATAAAGCCCTGAATACCATTTTGGCTGGAGTTGCAGGTCTAGTATTGACGATTGGTATTCTTTTCCTACAGGTTGCACTTGATAATTCTATTAAGGACACGGATGACGTTAAAAATGCTCTGGGCTTGACAGTACTCTCCTTAATTGGAAAAGAGGAGGATTCTAATTCCGTCATCACTTTAACAGACCCGCGTTCACCCGTTGCGGAAGCTTTTAGGTCTCTAAGAACCAGCGTTCAGTTTTCAGCTGTTGATAACCATTTAAAGACTATCGTAATCACTAGTCCATCTCAGGGGGAAGGCAAGACAACTGTAGCAGCCAACCTAGCCGTTGTAATGAGCCAATTAGGGGCCGAAACTATTCTAATAGATGCCGACTTGCGAAGACCAAGGCAGCACAAGCTCTTTGCATTGTCTAACAAGAAAGGCTTATCCAACCTTTTTGTTGCTATCAACAAAGAAATCCCCAAAGCAATTCTTTCTCAATTGCAGGGAACAAAACGCGCTGATCTCAAGGTTCTCGCCTCAGGGGGTATTCCACCAAATCCTTCGGAGTTAATTTCCTCAAAACGTATGATGAGCATCCTTGATGCGGCTTCTGAAAAAGCGAGTTTGGTAATTATAGATGCACCCCCAGTCTTGCCCGTAACAGATGCCATAGTGCTGGCTCAAAAGGCTGATGGTGTTATCGTTGTGATGATACCTGGAAAAACTACTTTGCCAATGGCCAAGCAAACTATTGAAAACCTACGCAGAGTAAATGCCAATATTCTTGGTGTGGTGTTTAACAACGCGGACTTAAATTCAGCTTATTTCTCGGCTTATAGAAATGGGTATCAATATCTTTACGACCAGGAAAGCTAG
- a CDS encoding DUF4012 domain-containing protein, with amino-acid sequence MNIEQRPSEIIRKLLSQNKDPQLLTDHAWLNSLLVRDYSERNAKASGDIGYFLLRAMAELFKDMLPSTPPRRGKRLDTAWGQFGVLGAMYFAEIEFGFPAADSLRDSWGKIDNVISLYVRQKFGEGISPTEEEKYYLLSDEKEITPTSTLSDWHAKGLERFVKMLYAKERHLSSTRGESSPVLDESVGRAASRERTKTRRVFWSPNVLSRRIMLGALLVVLAYLGWVGGASYLLARELYNQARELKSVLALGINLQRADEIYEAGATVREFRQTADALTERARPLIWMADRLSWLPFIGKELSLVSPVLSMTELTAVATEQLYEGISPLLGVLDEETTPTSLDSLTSILQTAAPEFRAAVYAAEMAGETRATLDLEGVHPSLKALILEEFDPAFEVVRDAVQMMASLPSLLGMDARPANYLLLLQNEDELRPTGGFITAVGGLVIQDGNILSFNLEDSYDVDDYNYLYPAPPWQLEEYMAARILVLRDANWRPDFPVVAAQVESLYAYSRAHTVDGVIAINQHALSLLVGALGSVRVDGQLITSENILMHMQAERGAVPNPEERTPENQQWLQEHRKDFMQPMAEAILARLRNGSNVSWEEIISVLTKALDEKHILLQFDDATVDSFLAQYGWDGELRYSSGDYLMLVDTNVGFTKSNPIVDTEVTYRIDLANLETPVAALGVTYRNQSEVIRECDPRPVAPGGDFGDYEAMIHDCYWTYLRVYKPDGARMINYQAQSIPGEWILSGNSVPERIDYLDELDGFAEFGTMVVVPTQQSQTIAMAFSLPDGMIEQTETGYVYRLTLQKQPGVKQVDLNLGILLPQGAQVVSSSHSELSQQGNEVSGQLKLSRDTVIELTFLLP; translated from the coding sequence ATGAATATTGAACAGAGACCATCAGAAATTATAAGAAAGCTTTTAAGTCAAAATAAGGATCCACAGTTATTAACTGACCATGCTTGGCTTAATAGCTTGCTTGTGCGAGATTACAGTGAGCGCAACGCCAAGGCTTCCGGCGATATCGGATACTTCTTGTTGCGGGCAATGGCGGAACTCTTTAAGGACATGCTGCCTAGCACTCCTCCTAGGCGCGGAAAACGTTTGGATACCGCTTGGGGACAGTTCGGTGTGCTTGGAGCGATGTACTTTGCTGAAATTGAATTTGGCTTCCCTGCGGCGGATTCATTGCGAGATTCTTGGGGAAAAATTGATAATGTGATTTCCCTATACGTTCGACAGAAATTTGGGGAAGGTATTTCCCCTACAGAAGAAGAAAAATACTATTTGCTTAGTGATGAGAAGGAAATTACTCCAACCAGCACGTTGAGCGATTGGCACGCCAAGGGACTAGAGCGTTTCGTCAAGATGCTGTACGCCAAAGAGCGACATTTGAGTTCTACGCGCGGTGAGAGCTCCCCGGTGCTGGACGAAAGTGTTGGACGAGCTGCGAGCCGGGAGCGGACAAAGACAAGGAGGGTATTTTGGAGCCCAAATGTACTCTCACGACGGATTATGTTGGGGGCGTTGCTGGTGGTACTGGCCTACCTTGGCTGGGTAGGGGGTGCCTCGTATCTTTTGGCGAGGGAGTTGTATAACCAGGCAAGGGAGCTGAAGTCGGTTTTGGCTTTAGGGATTAATTTACAACGTGCCGATGAAATTTACGAAGCTGGAGCCACTGTGAGGGAGTTTCGCCAGACTGCTGATGCTTTGACAGAGCGTGCCAGACCTCTAATTTGGATGGCAGATCGTTTGAGTTGGCTGCCGTTTATCGGCAAAGAACTCTCATTGGTCTCTCCTGTACTATCGATGACGGAGCTCACTGCAGTCGCCACAGAGCAGCTTTACGAGGGCATCTCTCCTTTACTTGGTGTTCTGGATGAAGAAACAACCCCAACTTCGTTGGATTCGTTAACTAGTATTCTGCAAACTGCTGCGCCTGAATTTCGAGCCGCGGTTTATGCAGCTGAGATGGCAGGTGAAACGCGTGCCACCCTGGATCTGGAAGGCGTACATCCGAGTTTGAAAGCCCTGATTCTTGAAGAATTCGACCCGGCATTTGAAGTGGTGCGTGATGCCGTTCAGATGATGGCCTCTCTGCCCTCACTGCTTGGTATGGACGCACGCCCGGCGAATTATCTATTGTTGTTGCAAAATGAAGATGAGTTGCGGCCAACCGGTGGTTTCATTACCGCGGTAGGAGGTCTTGTAATTCAAGATGGGAATATCTTGTCATTCAACTTGGAAGATTCCTATGATGTAGATGATTATAATTATCTGTATCCCGCCCCGCCCTGGCAGTTAGAAGAGTACATGGCTGCTCGAATTCTGGTGCTGCGTGATGCCAACTGGCGCCCAGATTTCCCGGTAGTTGCGGCACAGGTGGAATCTTTGTATGCATACTCGCGCGCCCACACGGTGGACGGAGTGATCGCCATCAACCAGCACGCGTTATCCTTGCTGGTGGGTGCTTTGGGTTCTGTGCGCGTAGATGGTCAGCTAATTACTAGCGAGAATATTTTGATGCACATGCAGGCCGAGCGGGGGGCTGTACCCAACCCAGAAGAAAGGACACCGGAAAACCAGCAGTGGCTACAGGAGCACCGCAAGGATTTTATGCAACCGATGGCTGAGGCTATCTTAGCTCGCTTGCGGAACGGTTCGAATGTCTCTTGGGAAGAGATTATCAGTGTTCTCACCAAAGCACTGGATGAAAAACACATCCTGCTTCAGTTCGATGATGCGACGGTGGATTCTTTCCTTGCGCAGTATGGTTGGGATGGAGAGCTTCGTTATTCCAGTGGTGATTATTTGATGCTGGTGGACACGAATGTGGGGTTTACCAAGAGCAATCCGATTGTAGATACTGAAGTGACTTACCGAATAGATTTAGCTAACTTGGAAACTCCAGTAGCGGCTCTAGGGGTCACCTATCGAAATCAAAGCGAGGTAATAAGGGAGTGCGATCCAAGACCAGTGGCTCCGGGGGGAGATTTTGGGGATTACGAAGCGATGATTCATGACTGTTATTGGACTTATCTACGGGTGTACAAGCCGGATGGAGCGCGTATGATCAATTACCAGGCGCAAAGTATCCCCGGTGAGTGGATACTATCAGGCAACTCGGTTCCGGAGCGGATCGACTATTTGGACGAATTGGACGGATTCGCTGAATTCGGCACCATGGTGGTGGTGCCAACACAGCAATCTCAAACCATTGCGATGGCATTCAGCTTACCGGATGGGATGATTGAGCAAACGGAAACTGGGTATGTGTACCGGTTAACTCTTCAAAAACAGCCGGGGGTGAAACAGGTTGACTTGAACTTGGGGATCCTTCTCCCTCAAGGAGCGCAAGTGGTATCTTCCAGCCATTCTGAGCTGTCGCAGCAAGGCAATGAAGTGAGTGGGCAATTGAAGTTAAGCCGAGATACTGTCATTGAACTGACTTTTTTGCTTCCTTAG